DNA from Gemmatimonadota bacterium:
TCGTCCAACACTACGACAAACTCATCATCAGTCTGTTCTTCGGGTTAAGCCTGCGCGGCATATACGACGCCGCACACAATTTTGCACAGATACCCAGCGGAGCCATCACCATGGTCATCGTGCGCATCACCGCCACAGTGTACGCGCGCTATCAGAACAGCCGGGACCAACTCTCCGCAGCATACCGCCGAACCACGCGCCTCATCCTCCGCACCACAGTCCCCATCTCCCTCGTACTCGCGCTCGAAGCCAACCGATGGATACACATCTTCAAACCCGACTGGGCACCTGCCGCCCCCCTGCTCCAATGGCTCATCATCTACTCCCTCTGCCGTCCTCTCCTCGACGACGTACACGCCCTTTTCTACAGCGTGGGCAGCCCCAAAAGCATCGCAAAATTCACCTCGGCTCAAGCCCTCATCCTCCTCATCCTCGCCCCCTATCTCGCCCACCACATGGAAGCGATAGGCATCGCCATCAGCATGAACGCCATCGCCATCGTCGGCTTCATCTTTGCACTCATCCTCGTTCGCGCACACGTCGATCTGCCCATCGCCAAAACATTCGCCCCCCCGCTCATCGCCGCAGCCATTGGCACCGGCATGCACTTTGCCAGTGCCGAATGGCTCAACACATTGCCAATCCCAATAGGCGTCCTCGCAGGCAGTGCGATCTTCACCACCGGTTATGGCTCGGGCCTCCTCATCGTTGAACGCAAAACACTCATCGACGAAATCAAAACCGTCATCCGCACCATCAAACCTGGATCAGGATGGGCAGGATGAAAGGATGGACAGGATGAAAATCAAAAGCAAAAATCTCTGGATCGCGGCTCAACACCATACCGCGATAACGGCTTCATGTTGATCCACTGATAGCTTATTTCACATTGACATTTGTCCTCTTTTCTATTATTATTCTAAAAATAATAATTATTAAGAGAATAATAATGAAATTCTACGACAGAGAAACAGAACTCGCACTCCTTCGAGACCTCACCGAAAGATCCGCGCAATATTCTCAATTCACCGCAATCTTTGGGCGCCGCCGCATAGGAAAAACAGAACTCGTGCGCCAGCATCTCCAGAATCGCGGCATCTATTTCTTTGTCGAAAAACGCCCCTCAAATGCCCTCCTCGCCGAATTCTCCGCCACCCTCAAATCGCACATTGCCCACGCGCCAACATTTACAGATTGGAAAGACTTTTTCGTATTCCTCTTTGCCGAAACCCAGCGTCAACCCCTGATCGTCGTCTTCGATGAATTTCAAAACTTTCTCACCATCGAACTCGCCATCTATTCCATCCTCCAGGACGTGTGGGACACATGGCAAAAACAATCCAGAATCCATCTCATCGCCATAGGCTCTGTCGTCGGCCTGATGAAAAAAGTCTTCCAGGACGCCAAAGAACCCCTCTACGGTCGCCTCACCCGGGAAATAGACCTCAGCCCTTTACCCATCGACGCCATCTATCAAATCGCCACAGAACTCGGCTTTCAATCGCCCACAGACATCCTGACCCTCTATGGCATCTTTGGCGGCATGCCCCGGTACTACGAAATAATGGAAAGTATGGGATTGGGCGGCAGCACCATCCCCCACATTCTCCATCGCGCATTATTCACCCCATTTGCCCCCTTTCGCAATGAAATGCGCGACATCATCCTCTCTGAATTCGGGGGTACTGCACACACCTATCTCGCAATCCTCGAAGCCATCGCCACGGGCAAAACCCGCCGATCTGAAATCGCAGGTCCCGCCGGACTGCCAGCCACGAGCCTGTCCAAATACCTGCGAGAATTATCCGACCTGTTCGACCTCATCGAACGCGAAGTACCCATTACTGAGCAATCCTGGAAAACAAAAAAAAGCCGCTATAAAATCCGCGACCCCTTTATCACATTCTGGATGCGATTCATCTATCGGCAATTGAGCATCTATGAATCGGGCAATTTCCCCTATTTTCTCAATCGACTCAACACCTCCGTCTCGGAATTCATGGGCTTTGCCTTTGAAAACATCACGCGAGAACTCTTAATCCAACGCAACCACCACAACGCCGCGCCCTTCTACTTTCACCGAATCGGACGCTGGTGGGACAGACAAAGCGAAATAGACCTCGTCGCCCTCAACCCCGAAACCCGGCAAACCCTCTTTGTCGAATGCAAATGGACATCCACCCCGGTTGGCACAGACGTCCTGCAAACCCTCAAACACCGCGCCCAAAACCTCCCAACCTCAGACGCTTTCTACCTCATCACCTCCAAATCCGGATTCACCGACACCCTCAAAAACCTCCGCGATCCGCACCTCCACCTCTGGGACCCGAACGACATCGCGGCATTTTTATGCCAATAAAAATAGGGGTGTACACCCACAATATTTATTTCGCAAAATTTTGCTATTTATCTTA
Protein-coding regions in this window:
- a CDS encoding oligosaccharide flippase family protein; the protein is VQHYDKLIISLFFGLSLRGIYDAAHNFAQIPSGAITMVIVRITATVYARYQNSRDQLSAAYRRTTRLILRTTVPISLVLALEANRWIHIFKPDWAPAAPLLQWLIIYSLCRPLLDDVHALFYSVGSPKSIAKFTSAQALILLILAPYLAHHMEAIGIAISMNAIAIVGFIFALILVRAHVDLPIAKTFAPPLIAAAIGTGMHFASAEWLNTLPIPIGVLAGSAIFTTGYGSGLLIVERKTLIDEIKTVIRTIKPGSGWAG
- a CDS encoding ATP-binding protein, whose translation is MKFYDRETELALLRDLTERSAQYSQFTAIFGRRRIGKTELVRQHLQNRGIYFFVEKRPSNALLAEFSATLKSHIAHAPTFTDWKDFFVFLFAETQRQPLIVVFDEFQNFLTIELAIYSILQDVWDTWQKQSRIHLIAIGSVVGLMKKVFQDAKEPLYGRLTREIDLSPLPIDAIYQIATELGFQSPTDILTLYGIFGGMPRYYEIMESMGLGGSTIPHILHRALFTPFAPFRNEMRDIILSEFGGTAHTYLAILEAIATGKTRRSEIAGPAGLPATSLSKYLRELSDLFDLIEREVPITEQSWKTKKSRYKIRDPFITFWMRFIYRQLSIYESGNFPYFLNRLNTSVSEFMGFAFENITRELLIQRNHHNAAPFYFHRIGRWWDRQSEIDLVALNPETRQTLFVECKWTSTPVGTDVLQTLKHRAQNLPTSDAFYLITSKSGFTDTLKNLRDPHLHLWDPNDIAAFLCQ